In Triticum urartu cultivar G1812 chromosome 6, Tu2.1, whole genome shotgun sequence, the following proteins share a genomic window:
- the LOC125515138 gene encoding probable protein phosphatase 2C 21, protein MGQGPSLSHENSSIEYAAGSSKGSNSKVENVHCTILDLDGSSSTSFFGVYDGHGGADVALYCANNFHRVLVNDGDYKDNLDVALKRAFTRMDEQLDQNDDWRTLANPPGVGVKLLCFPSTAPRVQGTPYMEGSTACVVLIRGNQIILGNVGDSCCVLSRDDSRQATELSTNHTPENQDERNRIKTAGGQLLNVGGADLVNGILPLTRAIGTFRFKPPSAGHIVTCIPDMHIADITHDTKYLLIANRAFWDTTPISSEMAVKYLRQYSGSYSVASMCDKLLNLCRNPVDNLTLILVYFKPSARLPRPVPPAPTNLPVPVVG, encoded by the exons ATGGGTCAAGGTCCGTCTCTGAGCCATGAGAATAGCTCGATCGAATATGCTGCGGGATCTAGTAAAGGATCAAACTCAAAAGTTGAAAACGTT CATTGCACTATCCTTGATTTAGATGGCTCCAGCTCCACATCATTCTTCGGTGTTTATGATGGCCATGGAG GAGCTGATGTAGCATTGTATTGCGCTAACAACTTCCATAGAGTGCTGGTAAACGATGGAGATTATAAGGATAATTTGGATGTGGCACTGAAGCGTGCGTTTACCAG AATGGACGAGCAACTGGACCAAAATGATGACTGGAGGACATTGGCGAACCCtcctggtgtcggtgtcaaattGCTATGTTTTCCCAGCACCGCCCCTCGTGTCCAG GGAACTCCATACATGGAAGGGAGCACAGCATGCGTGGTTCTCATTAGAGGAAACCAGATCATTCTTGGGAATGTTGGCGACTCTTGTTGTGTACTCTCAAGGGATGATAGTCGGCAG GCAACTGAGTTATCGACCAACCACACGCCAGAAAATCAGGATGAAAGGAACAGAATTAAAACTGCTGGAGGGCAACTACTCAACGTAGGTGGCGCTGATCTTGTTAATGGGATACTTCCTTTGACAAGAGCTATTG GTACCTTCCGTTTCAAGCCACCTTCTGCAGGACATATTGTGACATGTATTCCAGACATGCACATT GCGGACATCACTCATGATACCAAGTATCTTCTTATAGCAAATCGCGCATTCTG GGATACCACTCCTATATCAAGTGAGATGGCTGTCAAGTATTTGAGGCAGTATTCT GGGAGCTATAGTGTTGCTAGCATGTGCGATAAGCTTCTGAATCTTTGCCGCAACCCGGTGGACAACTTGACGCTGATACTGGTTTACTTCAAGCCGAGTGCCAGGCTCCCACGTCCGGTCCCGCCTGCTCCCACCAACTTGCCCGTGCCCGTGGTTGGCTAG